The following are encoded together in the Blautia obeum ATCC 29174 genome:
- a CDS encoding transposase produces the protein MRYTYEFKKKAVELYRQGKWIDAPNDIINLKNFHDMIVRWHHLEESNTSDCLKHYGTNKKWSPEEKYELVARVIAGDTITSVAYTVGINSGLLAQWIRKYKIWGYNGLVGRRKGRKPKESAMKKMNINNPRKLNESEYEELIRLRAEITYIKAENEAIKKEIALREEREAALLKAKKQQSSKNSKKKDIC, from the coding sequence ATGCGTTATACTTACGAATTTAAGAAAAAAGCTGTTGAATTGTATCGCCAAGGAAAATGGATTGATGCACCCAATGATATAATAAATCTAAAAAATTTTCATGACATGATTGTCAGATGGCATCATTTGGAAGAATCAAATACTTCTGATTGTTTAAAACACTATGGTACAAATAAAAAGTGGTCTCCAGAGGAAAAATATGAACTTGTTGCACGAGTTATAGCTGGAGATACTATTACTTCAGTTGCTTATACTGTGGGTATAAACAGTGGATTACTTGCTCAATGGATTCGCAAATATAAAATATGGGGTTATAATGGACTTGTAGGCCGAAGAAAAGGGCGAAAACCAAAGGAGTCCGCAATGAAAAAAATGAACATAAATAATCCACGTAAATTAAATGAGTCTGAATATGAAGAACTGATTCGTTTACGAGCTGAAATTACTTATATTAAAGCAGAAAATGAAGCAATAAAAAAAGAGATCGCCTTGAGAGAAGAAAGGGAAGCTGCGCTACTCAAGGCGAAAAAGCAGCAATCATCAAAGAACTCAAAGAAAAAGGATATCTGTTAA
- a CDS encoding IS3 family transposase, translated as MKELKEKGYLLKHLLKAMNMARSTYYFEINKTDPVAIRNEELLLVIKKIFVENKGRYGVRRVYMELKNRGYNVNHKRVQRLMHDAGLFGKRPKEKYHSYKGEVGKVADNVINRNFSTTLPLQKWTTDVSQFNFSWGKCYLSPILDMNTNEIISYDLALSPNLEQIKRMLDKAFDKYSSVNGLILHSDQGWQYQHAYYRNRLKEHGIIQSMSRKGNCYDNCIMETFFGRIKTELYYGFEKDYTSFEEFAIAIDEYIDYYNSKRIQAKTKWMPPVKYREASMMSA; from the coding sequence ATCAAAGAACTCAAAGAAAAAGGATATCTGTTAAAACACTTGTTAAAGGCTATGAATATGGCGCGTTCTACATACTATTTTGAAATTAATAAAACAGATCCAGTTGCTATACGAAATGAAGAATTACTTCTAGTTATTAAAAAAATATTCGTAGAAAACAAAGGCAGATATGGGGTACGCAGAGTTTATATGGAATTAAAAAATCGTGGCTACAACGTAAATCATAAGAGAGTTCAACGTCTTATGCATGACGCTGGATTATTTGGAAAACGTCCAAAAGAAAAATATCATTCTTATAAAGGTGAAGTTGGGAAAGTAGCCGACAATGTAATTAATAGAAATTTTTCAACTACTTTACCTCTGCAAAAGTGGACAACAGATGTATCCCAATTTAATTTTTCGTGGGGAAAATGCTATCTTTCTCCTATTTTGGATATGAATACAAATGAGATTATTTCATATGATTTAGCGCTAAGTCCTAATTTAGAACAAATAAAAAGAATGCTTGATAAAGCCTTTGATAAGTATTCTTCTGTAAACGGTTTAATTTTGCACTCTGATCAAGGATGGCAATATCAACATGCTTATTATCGAAATCGTTTGAAAGAACATGGAATAATTCAATCTATGTCTAGAAAGGGGAATTGCTACGATAATTGCATCATGGAAACATTCTTTGGAAGAATAAAAACAGAACTGTATTATGGTTTTGAAAAAGATTATACATCATTTGAAGAATTTGCAATTGCTATTGATGAATATATTGATTACTATAATAGCAAACGAATCCAGGCAAAAACAAAATGGATGCCTCCTGTAAAATACAGAGAAGCATCCATGATGTCCGCCTAA